In Aegilops tauschii subsp. strangulata cultivar AL8/78 chromosome 3, Aet v6.0, whole genome shotgun sequence, one genomic interval encodes:
- the LOC141042966 gene encoding uncharacterized protein: protein MMSRFWVKLNILELKELYLNGRRYTWSNERQVANMEKIDHVFISNEWDEAYPTCFLSALGNAVSGHCPLMLDMNVSICYKKRFKFESFWTCAEGFFDVVKLAWTTTPAASNDYLTLQNKLRATARSLQKWSDRLVGNVKLQIGIALQVIKQFDIAMEARPLSDAERDLRKCLKRKLLGLSSLERTIARQRSRMLQLRECDGNTRLFHQQASHRQRKNALRTVRYNDQLYSGQDEVASAVDAYFGAAFGAASSRRYALNLEELGLPRLNLSHLDRPFIEEEVEVKIFEKVLACRLVEDLPKLVGNHQSAFVKGRSLHDNFMLV, encoded by the exons ATGATGAGCAGGTTCTGGGTGAAGTTAAACATACTCGAGCTTAAGGAGCTCTACCTAAATGGCAGACGGTATACGTGGTCCAATGAGAGGCAGGTGGCCAATATGGAGAAGATTGATCATGTGTTCATCTCAAATGAGTGGGATGAGGCGTATCCGACGTGCTTCCTCTCGGCTTTGGGCAATGCGGTCTCGGGTCATTGCCCGTTAATGTTGGACATGAATGTTTCCATCTGTTATAAGAAGAGGTTCAAGTTTGAGTCTTTCTGGACTTGTGCGGAAGGTTTCTTTGATGTGGTCAAGTTGGCTTGGACTACGACTCCGGCGGCCTCTAATGATTACCTTACATTGCAAAATAAGCTAAGGGCCACAGCGCGGAGTCTCCAAAAGTGGAGTGATCGCTTGGTTGGTAACGTGAAACTTCAAATTGGCATTGCTCTTCAGGTTATTAAGCAGTTTGATATCGCTATGGAGGCAAGGCCGCTGTCGGATGCGGAGAGGGATTTGCGTAAGTGTTTAAAGAGGAAGCTGTTGGGCTTGAGCTCGCTGGAGAGAACAATCGCTAGGCAGCGATCGAGAATGCTGCAACTACGTGAGTGCGACGGGAACACGAGGCTGTTTCACCAGCAAGCAAGTCATAGGCAAAGAAAGAACGCCTTGAGGACGGTAAGGTACAATGATCAACTATACTCCGGGCAGGATGAAGTTGCTTCAGCTGTGGATGCTTATTTTGGTGCGGCCTTTGGTGCCGCAAGCTCTAGAAGGTACGCGTTGAACTTGGAGGAGCTGGGCCTTCCGCGCCTTAATCTGTCACACCTCGACCGGCCGTTTATTGAGGAGGAAGTGGAAG TGAAGATCTTCGAGAAGGTGCTTGCATGTAGGCTGGTGGAGGATCTACCTAAACTAGTTGGTAATCACcaaagtgcttttgtcaagggcaGATCTTTGCATGATAATTTCATGCTTGTGTAA